The Arctopsyche grandis isolate Sample6627 chromosome 5, ASM5162203v2, whole genome shotgun sequence genome includes a window with the following:
- the LOC143912150 gene encoding BRISC and BRCA1-A complex member 2-like, whose protein sequence is MPARDTSGGLLAKICASFRPYLQELWRDINFGLCRSKVDIEKLKCSSSDKNTLADQFTLVLPYAGSHLRWEVIFDATHPYFAPDFRFDDDSFLSNITVEFIENNVPSLANWDVDNPKALSNVITELMSLYRDHQKLLLCEDENSRAYFEYTALIGDSLTPENDVEILVGKGESVNFMIKLNIEESQLPSLFPEELTIHENPGGECAVILVKYPNPNKADLIMSPLVSRVVGDIDLPPMHPTGVLMDYVPTVTDIINKKIISVYQNEKLKQQVISRFIVKYEGCVLEHDSNKASFLLHLKDFYCILQIEIEDPESPPMLALRSIYHSQEGRPRFKLLTSTQQYDSMEKYITEEIDIFRLECSGETSGNNLE, encoded by the exons ATGCCAGCCAGAGACACCAGTGGTGGATTGTTGGCCAAAATATGTGCTTCATTCCGGCCGTACCTTCAAGAATTATGGAGGGATATAAATTTCG GATTGTGCCGGTCTAAAGTTGACATTGAAAAGCTGAAATGTTCCAGCAGCGACAAGAATACCCTCGCCGACCAATTCACACTAGTTCTCCCGTACGCCGGAAGCCATCTCCGATGGGAAGTCATCTTCGACGCCACTCATCCATATTTCGCTCCGGATTTTCGATTCGACGATGACAGCTTTCTATCGAACATTACCGTCGAGTTCATCGAAAACAACGTACCCAGCCTGGCCAATTGGGATGTCGACAATCCCAAAGCCCTCAGCAACGTCATCACCGAGCTTATGAGTCTATATAGAGACCATCAG AAATTGCTTCTGTGCGAAGACGAAAACTCtcgtgcctattttgaatataCAGCCCTCATCGGAGACTCCTTGACTCCAGAGAACGATGTTGAAATTTTAGTCGGCAAAGGAGAATCAGTCAATTTCATGATCAAACTCAACATTGAAGAATCACAATTGCCTTCTCTCTTTCCGGAAGAGTTGAC CATACACGAGAATCCAGGAGGCGAATGCGCAGTAATACTGGTGAAATACCCCAATCCGAATAAAGCGGATTTAATAATGTCTCCATTGGTCTCGAGAGTCGTCGGCGACATTGATTTGCCTcc gatGCATCCTACAGGTGTACTCATGGACTATGTTCCCACCGTGACcgatataataaacaaaaaa ATAATAAGCGTTTATCAGAATGAGAAATTAAAACAGCAAGTCATATCTCGGTTCATAGTCAAATACGAAGGTTGCGTTCTTGAACATGATTCCAACAAAGCGTCATTTCTGCTGCATCTGAAggatttttattgtattctcCAGATTGAAATCG AAGATCCGGAAAGTCCTCCGATGCTTGCTTTGCGATCAATCTACCACAGCCAGGAAGGACGTCCAAGGTTCAAGCTTCTAACATCGACCCAGCAGTACGACAGCATGGAAAAGTACATCACtgaagaaattgatattttccgACTAGAGTGTAGTGGCGAAACGAGCGGAAACAATCTTGAAtga
- the Gp93 gene encoding heat shock protein 90 Gp93, protein MARLLLPLLCAFVLCTGVCFAAENDLPAGEGSVETVDVDIGSSRDGSRTDAEVVAREEEAIKIDGLNVAQIKEMREKSEKYAFQAEVNRMMKLIINSLYRNKEIFLRELISNASDALDKIRLLSLTLATVLDSNSDMNIKIRADKDGKTLHIMDSGIGMTKQDLINNLGTIAKSGTADFLAKMQDSSTKGDMNDMIGQFGVGFYSAFLVADRVTVTTKHNDDVQYIWESDAGQFSIVEDPRGDTLKRGTQISLHLKDEAVDFLEQDTVRNLIKKYSQFINFPIYLWASKTVEVEEAIEEDEKPISESEDDEAQVEEDTSDDKPKTKKIEKTVWDWEAINDSKPIWTRKPAEIEDSEYDSFYKSLTKDKDEPLCKVHFVAEGEVTFKSLLFVPKVQPSEGFNRYGTKTDHIKLYVRRVFITDEFNDMMPNYLSFIQGIVDSDDLPLNVSRETLQQHKLIKVIKKKLVRKALDMLKKLNKDDYEKFWKEFSTNIKLGIMEDPANRSRLAKLLRFHSSNDESMTFLSEYVERMKPKQDKIYYLAGANRAEVAKSPFVERLSKAGYEVLYLTEAVDEYAISALPEFDGKKFQNVAKEGFTLAESEDQKEAIESFKKSYEPLLTWLGDSALKDQITRALVSERLSSSPCALIAGMFGWTGNMERLAMANAHQKSDDAQRSYYLNQKKSLEINPRHPLIKELLRRVTDNPEDPKAKEIAVMMFRTATLRSGFMLQETADFAHTVEMMMRQTLGIPLDEQPDEEDFMSSQEDDSSDKDQQQEDEIDADEHEEL, encoded by the exons aCGCAGAAGTAGTTGCAAGAGAAGAAGAAGCTATTAAAATTGATGGACTGAATGTAGCACAAATTAAAGAAATGAGAGAGAAATCGGAAAAGTACGCTTTCCAGGCTGAAGTGAATCGAATGATGAAACTTATCATCAACTCTCTGTATAGAAACAAAGAG attttcCTTAGGGAATTGATTTCCAATGCTTCCGACGCCTTGGATAAAATTAGATTGCTGTCATTGACTTTAGCCACCGTTCTGGACTCCAATTCCGATATGAACATAAAGATCAGAGCTGATAAGGACGGCAAGACACTGCACATCATGGATTCCGGTATCGGTATGACAAAACAAGATTTAATTAACAATCTCGGCACCATTGCCAAATCTGGCACTGCCGATTTCCTCGCTAAAATGCAG GACTCGTCTACTAAGGGTGATATGAACGATATGATCGGTCAATTTGGTGTTGGATTTTACTCTGCATTTTTGGTCGCCGATCGAGTCACAGTAACCACCAAACATAACGATGATGTTCAATATATTTGGGAATCTGACGCTGGACAGTTCAGCATCGTCGAAGATCCCCGTGGAGACACACTCAAACGAGGAACTCAAATTAG CTTGCACTTAAAAGACGAAGCTGTTGATTTCTTGGAACAAGATACTGTGAGAAATTTGATTAAGAAGTACTCTCAGTTCATTAATTTCCCTATTTATTTGTGGGCGTCTAAGACGGTCGAAGTTGAAGAGGCAATCGAAGAAGATGAAAAGCCCATCTCAGAATCTGAAGATGATGAAGCACAG GTTGAAGAAGATACTAGTGATGATAAACctaagactaaaaaaattgaaaagacCGTTTGGGATTGGGAAGCCATCAACGATAGCAAACCTATTTGGACTAGAAA GCCTGCTGAAATAGAGGATTCCGAGTACGATTCATTCTACAAATCGTTGACCAAAGATAAGGATGAACCGTTGTGTAAAGTTCACTTTGTTGCTGAAGGAGAGGTTACATTCAAAAGTCTACTCTTCGTGCCAAAAGTACAGCCTTCCGAAGGTTTCAACAGATACGGAACTAAGACTGATCACATtaag CTCTATGTCAGACGTGTTTTTATCACCGATGAATTCAATGATATGATGCCAAATTATCTATCATTTATTCAAGGAATTGTCGACTCTGATGATTTACCATTGAACGTTTCAAGGGAAACTTTACAACAACACAAATTAATTAAGGTTATTAAGAAGAAGTTGGTTAGGAAAGCGTTGGATATGTTGAAGAAGCTTAACAAAGATGATTATGAAAAGTTCTGGAAGGAATTCTCTACCAA TATTAAATTGGGAATCATGGAGGATCCTGCCAATCGTTCTCGCCTCGCCAAGCTCCTCCGCTTCCACTCCTCAAATGATGAAAGTATGACTTTCTTGTCCGAATATGTAGAACGTATGAAGCCTAAACAAGATAAAATCTACTATCTTGCTGGTGCTAACCGAGCTGAA GTAGCAAAGTCGCCATTCGTCGAACGATTGTCAAAGGCCGGCTATGAAGTCTTGTATTTGACTGAAGCTGTAGATGAATATGCCATTTCTGCCCTGCCCGAATTTGACGGAAAGAAGTTCCAGAATGTTGCCAAAGAAGGATTCACTCTTGCCGAAA GCGAAGATCAAAAGGAAGCCATAGAAAGCTTCAAAAAATCGTACGAACCTCTGCTCACATGGTTGGGAGATTCAGCTCTTAAGGATCAGATCACTCGTGCTCTCGTCTCCGAGAGGTTAAGCAGTTCACCATGCGCTCTCATCGCCGGTATGTTCGGTTGGACCGGTAATATGGAACGTCTCGCTATGGCCAATGCCCATCAGAAATCTGACGATGCTCAGAGATC GTATTACCTCAATCAAAAGAAATCTTTGGAGATTAACCCACGTCATCCCCTCATTAAAGAACTGCTCAGAAGAGTGACGGACAATCCTGAAGATCCAAAAGCTAAAGAGATTGCTGTTATGATGTTTAGAACTGCTACCTTGAG GTCTGGATTTATGTTACAAGAGACTGCTGACTTTGCTCACACTGTAGAAATGATGATGCGGCAAACGCTCGGTATTCCCCTCGATGAGCAGCCCGATGAAGAAGATTTCATGTCGAGCCAAGAAGACGATTCGTCCGATAAGGATCAACAGCAAGAGGACGAAATCGATGCAGATGAACACgaagaattataa